The proteins below come from a single Alnus glutinosa chromosome 9, dhAlnGlut1.1, whole genome shotgun sequence genomic window:
- the LOC133878482 gene encoding LRR repeats and ubiquitin-like domain-containing protein At2g30105 isoform X3: MEEAGATTGEANDLQSKTTGITITIKFSGRSIPVTLSLDATIGDLKSLLQPLTNVLPRGQKLIFKGKLLVDTTTLRASEVTGGAKVMLMASQGLHQGDGPILKEARSVPRRVDNANRMVNEKTQVRIDKNRLERWKVTRVVALSECNLKAIPDEVWSCGPSARVLDLSNNSVRDVPAHVGRLSSIQKLLLNANAIMDESINWEALTSLKYLTVLSVNQNHLTTLPSALGALTSLKQLHVANNKLTGLPTEIGLLTQLEVMKINNNRISTIPACIGDCNSLIEVDLSSNLLSELPETFGHLHDLKALYVSNNGLKSLPSTLFKMCLQLSTLDLHNTQITMDLLRQFEGWESFDQRRLLKHQKQLDFRVVGSAEFDEGADKN, translated from the exons ATGGAGGAGGCTGGTGCTACCACTGGTGAGGCTAACGATCTCCAATCGAAGACCACCGGAATCACCATCACTATCAAATTCAGCGGGAGGTCAATCCCGGTCACTCTCTCGCTGGACGCGACGATCGGCGACCTCAAGTCCCTCCTCCAACCCCTCACCAACGTCCTACCACGTGGCCAGAAGCTCATCTTCAAGGGGAAGCTTTTGGTCGATACGACGACGTTGAGGGCGTCGGAGGTGACCGGCGGGGCCAAGGTCATGCTAATGGCCTCCCAGGGGTTGCACCAAGGG GATGGTCCAATTCTAAAAGAGGCTCGGAGTGTACCGAGGCGAGTTGACAATGCTAATAGAATGGTGAACGAGAAGACGCAAGTTCGCATTGATAAGAATAGGTTGGAACGGTGGAAGGTGACCAGAGTTGTGGCATTGTCCGAATGTAACTTGAAG gCCATACCTGATGAAGTGTGGTCTTGTGGACCTTCTGCAAGAGTCCTTGATTTGAGCAACAACTCTGTTCGAGATGTTCCTGCCCACGTTGGCCGTTTGAGTTCCAttcag AAATTGTTGCTGAATGCAAATGCTATAATGGATGAATCGATTAATTGGGAAGCACTAACATCTCTTAAGTATCTAACGGTTCTCTCTGTGAACCAAAACCA TTTAACGACTTTACCTTCTGCACTGGGTGCTCTGACTTCACTGAAGCAACTTCATGTCGCAAACAACAAGTTGACTGGCCTCCCAACTGAAATAGGTCTATTGACACAGCTTGAGGTCATGAAAATCAATAACAACAG GATAAGCACCATCCCGGCATGTATCGGGGACTGTAATTCTCTTATTGAG GTTGATCTTTCATCAAATCTTCTGTCAGAGTTGCCAGAGACTTTTGGTCATTTGCATGATTTGAAG GCTTTGTATGTCAGTAACAACGGACTAAAATCACTTCCATCTACCCTATTCAAGATGTGCCTTCAGCTCTCAACACTGGATCTCCACAACACACAAATAACAATGGATCTCCTTCGTCAG TTTGAAGGATGGGAAAGTTTCGATCAACGCCGCCTCTTAAAGCATCAGAAGCAGCTTGATTTCCGAGTTGTGGGCTCTGCTGAGTTCGATGAAGGTGCCGATAAAAACTGA